The Arachis duranensis cultivar V14167 chromosome 2, aradu.V14167.gnm2.J7QH, whole genome shotgun sequence genome has a window encoding:
- the LOC107475628 gene encoding uncharacterized protein At4g02000-like, protein MENALKVIWGNPKGFSVSDKGDNSFQFFFNKKVDVLRVEYSSPWLFKDYVLHVKRWKEDQNCDEEIIFNFPVWVQFWGLPESFKTLEVERKLGEKLGTVLEVGKFQMRDRETRIVKAKINIDAARQVRDQLIVAGPNKKEVEVALRYERLGKFCSYCAK, encoded by the coding sequence ATGGAAAATGCTTTAAAGGTTATATGGGGAAACCCGAAAGGATTTAGCGTGAGTGACAAAGGAGATAATtcctttcaattcttttttaataaaaaagtggATGTCTTGCGTGTTGAATATAGTTCTCCATGGCTATTCAAAGATTATGTGCTCCATGTCAAGAGATGGAAGGAAGATCAGAACTGTGATGAAGagattattttcaattttccaGTTTGGGTTCAATTTTGGGGTTTGCCAGAATCGTTTAAAACCCTCGAAGTTGAACGTAAATTGGGAGAGAAACTGGGCACAGTGTTGGAGGTAGGTAAATTTCAGATGCGAGACAGAGAAACTAGGATTGTCAAGGCCAAAATCAATATTGATGCTGCCAGGCAAGTGAGAGATCAGTTAATAGTGGCAGGACCTAATAAAAAGGAGGTAGAAGTGGCACTGCGCTATGAGAGACTTGGAAAGTTCTGTAGCTATTGCGCAAAATAG
- the LOC107475468 gene encoding anthocyanidin 3-O-glucosyltransferase 5-like: MALSNSHHHHHHVALFSSPGMGHIIPILELAKHLLTHQKITITKITLFIPSINSSSSKAEKDVLQSTINQNISIDIIHLPPIDISNHISNNVLDPNNIVTLETKIAITMHEAPKLFVSAISNMKFKPTMIITDYFLSQTLPLVKKMNNMEVPMYLFAPTSAWLVALGFHSPKLDKEVEGEYHSHGETPILIPGCKGIHPSDLFQMMEDRTHRLYLEYLLMCEALTLADGIFVNTFEELEPKTLEALRSGKITKVPIFPIGPVIRETNEQNRNHVVDWLDIQEEESVIYVSLGSGYSMSHEQIKEMAMGLELSGKKFVWSLRPPSTKTGNNNYYLTAGEDAETNKKCHSSVQEASTQMDIEKINVDDLILKSKSSKTNGATKSQEPSDFPEEFYRIQSNGIVVMDWAPQLEILNHASIGGFVSHCGWNSIIESVSCGVPIIGWPLFAEQRMNASMLQDEEVGIAIRLNVSMSTKIVGSEEIGKAIRKIMDKGDIEGCAIRKRIMELKHIAQKAWSHHHGSSYFALSRIINSNGVS; the protein is encoded by the exons ATGGCCCTCTCAAactctcatcatcatcatcatcatgttgCACTCTTTTCTTCACCAGGAATGGGTCACATAATCCCAATTCTTGAACTTGCCAAACACCTTCTCACACACCAAAAAATCACTATTACCAAAATAACCTTATTCATTCCTTCGATCAATTCTTCATCATCCAAAGCTGAGAAAGATGTTCTCCAATCAACCATAAATCAAAACATTTCAATTGACATAATCCACCTTCCCCCAATTGACATATCCAACCATATTAGTAACAACGTTCTTGATCCTAATAATATTGTAACCTTAGAGACCAAGATAGCAATCACAATGCATGAAGCACCAAAACTCTTTGTAAGTGCAATTTCCAACATGAAATTCAAACCAACCATGATTATCACCGATTATTTCCTAAGCCAAACTCTTCCTCTAGTGAAGAAAATGAACAATATGGAAGTTCCTATGTACCTTTTTGCCCCAACAAGTGCATGGCTTGTTGCACTTGGTTTTCACTCACCAAAGTTAGATAAAGAGGTGGAAGGAGAATATCATAGCCATGGAGAGACACCAATATTAATCCCAGGTTGCAAAGGTATACATCCTAGTGATTTGTTCCAGATGATGGAGGACAGAACACATAGGTTGTATCTTGAGTATCTTCTCATGTGTGAGGCG TTAACATTGGCTGATGGGATTTTTGTTAACACATTTGAGGAGTTAGAGCCTAAGACACTTGAAgcactaagaagtggaaaaataacAAAGGTACCCATTTTCCCAATTGGGCCAGTGATAAGGGAAACTAATGAACAAAATAGAAAccatgttgttgattggttagacattcaagaagaagagtcaGTGATATATGTTTCACTTGGAAGTGGATACTCAATGTCACATGAACAAATCAAAGAGATGGCTATGGGGTTGGAGCTAAGTGGTAAAAAATTTGTTTGGTCTTTGAGGCCACCATCCACAAAAACTGGGAATAATAACTATTATCTCACAGCAGGTGAGGATgctgaaacaaataaaaaatgccACTCATCAGTGCAAGAGGCTTCAACTCAGATGGATATTGAAAAG ATAAATGTAGACGACCTTATTCTTAAAAGCAAAAGTAGCAAAACAAATGGTGCTACTAAATCTCAAGAACCAAGTGATTTTCCAGAAGAATTCTATAGAATACAAAGCAATGGGATTGTTGTAATGGATTGGGCACCACAATTAGAGATTTTAAATCACGCATCAATTGGAGGGTTTGTGTCACATTGTGGATGGAACTCAATCATAGAGAGTGTTTCATGTGGTGTTCCAATCATTGGTTGGCCACTATTTGCTGAGCAAAGGATGAATGCATCAATGCTACAAGATGAAGAAGTTGGCATTGCAATTAGATTGAATGTGTCAATGTCTACAAAGATTGTGGGAAGTGAAGAGATAGGAAAAGCTATAAGGAAGATAATGGATAAAGGGGATATTGAAGGGTGTGCAATTAGGAAAAGGATCATGGAGCTCAAACACATAGCTCAAAAAGCTTGGTCTCATCATCATGGTTCCTCTTATTTTGCACTTTCAAGAATCATTAACTCAAATGGTGTGTCATAA